The proteins below come from a single Zea mays cultivar B73 chromosome 8, Zm-B73-REFERENCE-NAM-5.0, whole genome shotgun sequence genomic window:
- the LOC100274588 gene encoding Histone deacetylase 8 — MASESSPPPAGAPPPGLGDKLAVFWDEGMLAHDAGRGVFDSGRDPGFLDVLDQHPENADRVRNMVSILRRGPIAHFLSWHSGRPAHASELLSFHSSEYIEELVQTNATGAKKKLCEGTFLNPGSWGAALLAAGTTLSSAKHILDGQGNLAYALVRPPGHHAQPDHADGYCFLNNAGLAVQLALDSGRAKVAVVDIDVHYGNGTAEGFYRTDTVLTMSLHMMHGSWGPSHPQSGSVDEIGEGKGLGYNLNIPLPNGSGDAGYEYAMNELVVPSIDKFQPQLLFLVVGQDSSAEYMWAMIR; from the exons ATGGCGTCCGAATCCTCCCCGCCCCCGGCGGGGGCGCCACCGCCTGGTCTGGGAGACAAGCTAGCGGTGTTCTGGGACGAGGGCATGCTGGCCCACGACGCCGGCCGCGGCGTGTTCGACTCGGGCCGCGACCCCGGATTCCTGGATGTGCTCGACCAACACCCGGAGAACGCCGACCGCGTCCGCAACATGGTCTCCATCCTCCGCCGCGGGCCCATCGCGCACTTCCTCTCCTGGCACTCGGGCCGCCCTGCCCACGCCTCCGAGCTCCTCTCCTTCCACTCCTCAG AATACATAGAGGAGCTCGTCCAGACGAACGCCACCGGAGCCAAGAAGAAGCTCTGTGAGGGCACGTTCTTGAACCCGGGCTCCTGGGGTGCGGCGCTTCTAGCGGCCGGGACCACGCTCTCCTCCGCGAAGCACATACTAGACGGGCAGGGGAACCTGGCCTACGCGTTGGTTCGCCCCCCTGGCCACCACGCGCAGCCCGACCACGCCGATGGCTACTGCTTTCTGAACAATGCCGGACTTGCTGTGCAACTGGCTCTGGATTCCGGGCGCGCAAAGGTCGCCGTTGTGGATATTGATGTGCACTACGGGAATGGCACCGCGGAGGGCTTCTATCGGACAGACACCGTGTTGACGATGTCTCTTCACATGATGCATGGTTCTTGGGGGCCATCGCATCCGCAGAGTGGCTCCGTCGATGAGATTGGTGAGGGCAAGGGGCTTGGGTACAATCTCAATATACCTTTGCCTAATGGAAGTGGAGATGCTGGGTATGAATATGCGATGAACGAGTTGGTTGTTCCATCGATTGATAAGTTTCAGCCTCAACTGTTGTTTCTTGTGGTCGGCCAAGATTCCAGTGCG GAATATATGTGGGCGATGATAAGGTGA